In Telopea speciosissima isolate NSW1024214 ecotype Mountain lineage chromosome 10, Tspe_v1, whole genome shotgun sequence, the DNA window TTAACACTCTGCTAGCTTAGTCTATATATAGGCGTTTCATCTTTTACTTAAGGGGGATTGAACATTCAGAAGAAGCATCATGTTCTTAACATCAGTAGGCTATGACATCATATTGACATCTGTAGGCCAGAAACGAAGATATCATCTTATTGCATCAGTAGGCCATGGCAACCATATAATCTATCAACATCTGTAGACCAGGGGCATCATGTTATCAACATCAATAGGTTTGATACAAAGGCATCATGTTCAATATCAGCAGGTCATTAGCACTATGTTATCAACATCAACAGGCCAAGAATGGAGTGTTGATCTAccattttcttttagttttattatttttaaatcaaTAGCATTTTCTTTctatcttcctctttttctttcattgcaATTTTTACATTGTTACAAGTCTTTGGATTACCAAGACACTGGTAGAAGAAACTGTAGAATCCATCTTCACCTAAAACGATATTTTTAATAGTTTCCTCATTCAAGAACGGTCTTGAGACCGAAGTTAAATTTGAGGGAAACACATGTAACTTGAACGAAATCACATGATCGAGATTGTAACTTCATGAGAATGAACCCACGTAATTTATTGGGACAAAATTTTTCTACTAGTGCCTGCTACTTGGGTTGCAGGGATGTTCCTGTTACCCGGTTCACAACGAAAGAAACTGAATCTAAAAGGGCATTTTGAAAAATACTCAAACCTAAAAAGGTATTTGTGAACTCAAAGGGTAAGTGAATTATTCCGTTTCTTTGACTGCAAGCTCTAGTAGCAGGAACATTATGGCAACCTGGGTAGCAGCATAATTTTTTCCAATTTGTTGATAGATCGTGATCGTCTATGgcctgctgcccgtagcggccatAGCAGCGCACTAATGAGGCGAGGcgtaatgatcgccttacccccgctcgggcaaggcgctcgggtaggggtaaggccgTTATTGCACCGCGCCTCATCAGTGCGCCGCTCTGGCCTCTACGGGTaggcaggccgtagacgatctggataCTTTGTTGATCgccattaaaagaaaaacaaaaaaaataataaaatggaaATGGGGTAGGGGGCTTCTCCTAGACACTATAAATCAAACCACAAACTAGAGTAGCAGCAAACTTTATATCCACCCttgctattttttattttattttttgatggaaAATATCCACACTTGCTATTGATAACAgtttaaaaattcatttaaattttcaaagaaaTAATAAAGTAATATGGTCTCTTTtttaatcactttgtggaagaTGTTTAACAATGGAATCACTACAAGGACTTCATTAAGTCACTTTTTGAGTATTGAGGATAGCTgtacctttttttcttttttatagtggaagaaaattaaattaagagAAAGTAGAAGCAGAGATCTACATTGTTTCCTTTACATACAAAATGACTCTTATTGTTTGAGGCATGGAAGGCCACCATTTTAACTAGATAAACATAACATGAATCTTCTTTCGGGTACAGAAAAAATCATGTAGAATTGTCTGTAATCTTCAAAAGTTGTAGAATAAGGAGCAAGCTGGCCATGCTCTGGAAGATGGAGTTGGAAGTAGGTTTGAGATGTCTTTGTTGCTGCACCATACTTCTTTGATCCAGTACTTCAATGATTTCACGTGCTTGAGACCCAAAGCAATGCAATGACCTTCAGGTTCCAAAAAATGACCTATAGCCATAAATCCAGCAATCACCAAAACACAATGtccttctaacaaaatgcaataAGCTCAATCAGATGTATTTATGCCTAGGTTAAACAAATCTATGTAAATCAAAACAGGGGAATTTAACAAAGGAAAAGATTCAGTAACAGGGAACGGGGACGGCCTAGAATGGTCCTGCTTAGATACATCACAGGGGGATGAAAAAATTGGGGGGTAAATATTAAGATTAGAAATCCAACGAGAAATATTCCGACGAAGGGTCGATTGGGGCTGGGtttctctgtttttattattacttgttacttTATTTGCAGTCTCAGGAACAAAGTGTTAAAAGGATGGTTGTACCTTTTGTTCGTGAGAAATAGAGATTGATTGACACCTATTTTTGTCTTGCACTTTCTCAAAAAGGATATGTGCCGTAGgaattttgggtttaaaatcAAAGTGCCTTCAAGTTCCATCTCTACCAACGTTGTCTGAGGATCTGATGAGTTCTCTTTTACTTAAAAAGATATGATCCTTATAATTCTAGTCTTTtctattacttgttatttttgTGGAGGACTAGAAATCGATGTATAGCTATCAAATGTCGATATAATCCATGAgcattaagaaaaatattgatAGATGGATAGTGGATCTAGGGTTGCTTCACTATTTTTCTAGTCATAATCCATCTGCAACCTAGTTACTTGATATGACCCTGTCTGGAATTTGGATACCATGAGCTGCTCTTATCAGAATCTTTCATAATCATCTGTGATGGGAGCTTCTCCATTGATTGCTCTAAAGAAGATGGACATTTGTGGttgcttttgataaaaaaaaaatttgttggtGCTTCTTCTTAATGTGTATATTGAAGATAAGGGTGGACCGGGTCTATGACCGGGCCTTCAAGATTCGCTAGTGATAAGGTTTATTTAATTATCTCTCATATCTAAGATATTCTATTAAATATGTTTCCTGACTTGGTCGCCAAGATTGTTGGTGATACCTTAAAATATCCTACCATACTTATCTCCTGTAATTGTGCATTCACTCTCTACATCAATTGGCACCCAAATATATAGAGGGTGAATGCACAATTATAGGAGATAAGTATGGTAGGATATTTTAGGGTATCACCAACAATCTTGGTGACCAAGTCAGGAAACATATTTGGTAGAATATCTTAGATATGAGAGATAATTAAGGAAACCTTATCACCAGCGAATCTTGGTGGCCCTGTCATAGATCCGGTCCACCCTTATCTTCAATATACACGTTAACACTTCCATGAATTTTGATTCTAAACTATCCCATTTAAATGCACAACATCATATAATGATACAAGGACATATATGACTGCATATTTAATTGAATGAGTCTTAAATTTGACACGTGACTAATCCATAAGGTGTACAAGGAGATGGTTCTTTACCACTTTTTGGTCCAAAGAAAACTTATCTTTGACCATCTCATTTTTACTATACAATACCAAAACTAGGATCCAAGCCTATTTAATAACGGGATGGTCACAATTTCAATTCCTTAATTATTCTAGACACTCAAtgtctaaaacacttagaatgAGTTTAAAATTCCTATGTATACAAATAACTTCTCCAACATACACATATTTAGATACTTagcatataattaattaaacttcGGTATTAGCATACAAACACTCAAATATGTTGtactaaaaaaaaacactcaaatatGTTATGtaccaagaaagaaagaaagaaaaaaaaaacactcaaataaatccaaaatttcaCGTTTCCAAATCACTTACTttaaatcaaattcaaatcccAAATTATTCGAATAAACGTCATTCATATCCATGTCAACATTTCATATCAGCAAAATACTTCCTAACTACTAAATCTAAATGACCAGAAAGAAAATGTAAATTATTGATCATGAATTTGAATCTCATTATCTCAATTCTTGTACATAATAACAATTTCCACCACTAgtccttattttttctttgtaattgttACATAATCCTTCCCTAAATAAATAAGCAAGAATCTTAAATAGGTCTCAATGATTTCGATTCCAACTGGTTCTTTATTAGTCTTTTCAATTCTAGATATGTTGGGGAAAATCAACTCAAAACCATTCAATCTCATCTAACAATCAATCCCAAAATAAGCTCTTAGAATCATCTCattttagatgaaacatcaatttcggattttattttaacaaatCGGTTCCAAGAAGCTTCCTGATTCCgacccaaattgacacccttaacggGGCTTAAAAAATTTTGGTGAACCATCTTGATAAGCTCTTATTAAGATAAGCCATCGTTAATTATGAACTTTGtcaattttttcattattaaaattttgaaaaaccctaTCCCACTATATAGTGGAAGGGATTCTACATGGTTGCCCACTCCCTGTGATCGACGGGCAAGTAGGGTAGACACGCACGCTGGACatcactgaaaaaaaaaattgttgaagtGGGGTGGCTCTCCTAGACGCCATAAATCAAGGTTTTTTTTGGGCAATAGAATGTTAACCCGTAGTCGCGTAGTACCTGCACCAGCGTGGTAGCTATTGATTGAACACAAAGACATTGGTTtggatgaaattttgttttcaCTGGGTTGAATGATCTTTTCATGCATAAAGGAACACCTTTGTGTCTATGCGCAAGAACCATGCGATCGATTAGCgttcttttccccctttcttatttttaattttatttttaagactAAGTTTTCATCAgcctagggttcataaattcttatagggttttagtatgttcccaaaaTGTCCTCTCGATACCTCCTCCCACCATCTCCTGCCCGCATTCGTCGTAGGTGGAGGCcaagaaactttttttttttttgggtaaatgggtggaggaaaacttggtccttaCTTTTATATATTTAATGGGATAGAGATCACTGTCTGGGCCTCTAGAGTCTACACACGCACGTTGGCTAATGGGAACACACACCCAAGCATCATCCTAGACAGGATTTTCGTCTTTCCATGGGAGACTGCGCTACTTTCACACGCTTCTATATCTAAGCACTACGCTAAGCCACGCAGACCACGCAAagaggtagcattcttttctccGAATTTAAtttatatggaaaaaaaaaaacgctaATTGATCGTGTGGCCACCTAGACAGTACTGCCATGCCCCCATGGAAATATAGAAATCCCGTACAGGTCAATGCTTGCGCGCTCTCATTGCCCAGCACATGTGCAAGCTCTAGAGGCCCATTCTCTCCtcgccctttatttataattctatTGATATTCTTATTCTCAATCAAACTTATTATATTGTACATTTGTACCTACAATTCGCCAACCCTATTCTATGGCCTATGCAACTTCCCACCCCCACCACTTTCTCCCTGTCTCGCCACTCCACGGCTGCAACTCCCCAGCCATGCTATAGCCTTTACCCCTACCCCCACTTCAGTCGGTGGCcggatttttttcctctaaggttCCCTCACCATACGGTTGTGAGGTTCTCCCTAGAGGATGCTCAACACGTGTCAGAGAAAAATCCAACGGTTGTAAGGTGAAATAGTGGTTCCCAAACAACacgtgactctctctctctctcctctctccacttttttctcaaaaccactctcttctctctcctctctcctctctccacgttTGCACTCTCACGTCTCCTTTCTCACGTCTCTTCTAGGCGTTGATGAGATGCAGCAATGGTATgagatttaaaatgaaaatagtatAGAGAGAGGAGATAGACGAGAAATGGTGCATacttttaaaatagaaaaagcaCATCGATTATCAGGAAGACATTGCAGCAGCAAAAATAAACAAGACTACAGACCCTAGGAGGAAAAGAGGATTATGAAGCACAATGATAGAGAGTATAACCAACTCTCAATACGACATGGGAGAAGTACATATCCCAAAAATAGTTAGAGCATCTATATCCTTGTTTTAGCAGATACAAGTAAACTTAGGCTTTACCCTTTCTTTGAAAGGATAAATGCATTGCAGGTTAAATCTCTGGTCCAAAGAATTCTGCCACAACATTAAGGTTGCTCTACTGCAACCTCGTGTGCGCGGGTTCGAACAAGGAAATAGCCTCTCCACaaaaagtgggggtaaggctgcgtacatatgcccttcccagaccctgcaatagcgggagcctcgtgcagtGGGTATccccctatccccccccccccttttttttagaATTCTTCCACAACATATGGacagttgaaacaaagaaggcCAATCCACCTCAAAATTTCTGGATCTCAATTTTCAGATTAGAAGGTCCCATGAAACTGTTTTAAGTCTCATTGCATTGTTGCATCTCATCAACGCCTTCGTCGCATTCGCCGGAATTTACAGAGGTGACCACCGGAGTTTCTCCAAgctcttttttctttggaaatagtatacagagaggagagagaggagagagaagagagtggttttgagaaaagagtggagagtggagagaggagagagagagagtcacttGTTGTTTGGGAACCACTATTTCACCTCACAACCGTTGGATTTCTCTTTGACACGTGTCGAGCATCCTCTAAGGAGAACCTCACAACCGTATGGTGAGGGaaccttagaggaaaaaaatccaaccGTTGGATAATTTTCCGCTTCATATTTAGGGAGTTTTTGAAAttcttggtatcagagctgcaAATAGATTCATTGGAAGAGTGAAATTGAGGTATAGTTAggcaaagaaagagagagaagggtatCTGCCTACAATGTCTTCTTGCTGCCCCCATCGGAGTGAAAacaagggcatacccagtgcataaggctcccaccactatggggtctggggagggtcataatgtatgcaaccttatcCCTGCTTTTGGAGAGAGGCTGTTGCCAGACTCGAACaaaatggaacaaccttaccattgcatcaAGGCCCACCCTTTGTAAAACAGAGTAGCTTGTTCAATAGCTATTGGTGCAACAATATGATCAGATAAGATGATCATATGCTTATTTTACGAATGTTTTTATGGGTCCTAAGATCTATTTGTCGAATCAAATCATCCCAGTCAGATTTTGATAATGGTGTaaatgaaagaaatgatgaaCATATCAAACTTGGCAAGGAATATGCATCAAAGCCCAAGTCATGCAAACGCCAAAAAGGTGTTAGAAACCTGAGACAGCATGTCAATCGGCTGGTTCCTTTGAAACAAATATAAGATAGTGTCTCACAAAGGATCTCAAGCCGGAGTAACACTTTGGGAACACCACACTTAAGAAGGTGGCGATTTCTTAGGAACTGGAATATCAAAAATTTTGAGGCCTATGAAGTTTGAAAAGTTggaaagaatttgagagcattgTGAATTACATATTGCTAAGgctgtttgatatgcattctcgAAAAATTCTAGGTCTTGAACGCATTTTGaagcaagaaaatagagaacaaTTGGAaattagaatgcattctaaactCATAATCTATTCCAAGCgggcataccaaacacagccttagatTCCACATGAATGTTGAACCGCTCAGTGTAATGGCATTCCCCATATTCTAGGTCATTTTCCTAAAAATTGTTAAGATAGTGAGCAAAAAGGTAACCTAGCCTTTGACTGGATCATTTTTTCAGCCAAGTTTTATCCGCTCTAGTTCAACCGAATCCAGCGATCGCAGGGGTTTCGTATACCcgaaagtcataagaccaggcGTTCTAAATTTCCCCGTTCCTTACAGTGATTGAATTGATTGTTAAATTGGTTAATTTTTTCTCATCAGCTTCAATTATTCCATGATACTTCAAATTACTTAATATGTCAAGTAACATCCCACAGCAAGtatttttttcactttcatcTATATAGGAAACCTGTGACAACTGAAAGTTGAACAAAAAAGAGTAAAAGCAAGCAAAccagcaagagagagagatttcttaGTCAGTCTGACTCTTTTGCATCCTcctctttcatcttcttctcccaccTGCGCTTCTTGTAATCCAGTAACATTTCCGGCATTTTCTTCATCAATTCAGCAGTATTTGCCCTTTTCGCTGCAGATATTCTGTCGCACTTGTGCCCTTTCCTCTTGGTCCTCATCTCTTTCCTTTCTGGATCATATGGCCAATCCTCCTCACCTGCAAGGAGGACTTCCTTGCGAAGGCGTGCCCGATGGCGGGCACTAATGCCAAGTGGCTTCCATGCCCCTAAGTGCCAATGCCCCCAAACCCCTTTTGAGAGCTCATCTTTGTACTTTGCTAACTTTTCCCGCCATGGGTACTGATACTCCCCAATCGTTTTCACTGCGGATTTTCCTGCTTTGCTTGCCATTACCTTATCTCTCAAGTTCTGcatttgttcataaattgaaattttattatttatttgctttaAAAAAGCAGAAAATGAGGAGGCTGCATTACTAACATTATGACGAGAGAGTATAGACAGAACCCTACAAGTGGATAAGAAGGAAGAGTGTCAAACTCATTTCATACGTGACTACATGAATGCCTAAATAGTTGTTCGTGAACATGCTGGAGAGTCATCTGAGGACAGAAGACTTACTTCCTTGCATGTATACATAACAATCTGCCCAAGTCTACAAATACCAGCCATCTTGACAAATCCCTCAAGAATAAggttcattttttcatttcatggcTCTCAAAAATGTTCAATCCAGACAGGCAATGGATCCATTAAAGAAAAAGCAAGATACACAATAGAATCAAAACTCTTTGGAAGAAGCCCATAGAAAGAAATTGAAGCTGAGCAAAAACATCACTTGAATCTACCACCAAAAGTGCAGCAAAAGAGTGACTATGTAACCACCTGCTCCATTGATTATAACAATAAGTGCACATAAATATTCACAAATCAACTTGGAGATTACCGGCAAAAGAGGCAATGCCGAATCAAGTCTGTTTGACCATCAGGCTGTCCCAAGTCTATTCAATCACTTAACAAACTTGGAttataataaacaaaaatgCACTTATGCTTTCAAGAGAAATCATCCGTCTTCCCTTCACCGCTTTACTCACTCTTTGTCCCCACAATCCCTTCACCTTTCCCCACTTCAAGTTATGCAATCATCAGTTTCCCCTCTCTCGCTGCATACTGGATCAGGATGGGTTAAACGTAAAACCAACAACACAGGATCTCTCTTTCAtattgaaaatttcaaaaactATTTACTGGGTAAGTTTTTTACAATTTTCCACCTACATATGTATACCAACATGAAAATGCACTTACACCTGGCTATATAGCCACTATCAGATTTGGATTTTGATACAGAGATTGGGGTCAGCCATGACAGGACCAACTGACCAAgcaaggaggaggaaggagccATACCCAAAGACTTGTTGCACTAAAGAAGGGGTAACTGATGCTTGAGGAAGTTTAGGAAGACACTTAAACTACATTTATTCATTCAACTAGTCCTATAGTTCTGCAAAATAAAGAGACCATCCCCCCAAGCCTGTTTGACAAGACTtaagttaggggtgtcaaaacctatcCCGAACCGATAAAATTAGGACCAAACCGAACCTTATTAGATTGGTATTGGGCTGGGGTATGATGAGACTGGCTGAATAACCGGACAGCACCGAACTGACCGATATCTAGACTGAAACCCAAAccgaatgggaaaaaaaaaaaaaaacagatcacAAAATCATTGAATATGAGTTTATGAACAaaataggtgaattgattatccattgatttcaatattagtgagaatatttttggttgtaaggggatttatcaatgagtatgaggttatgaatagaGAAATTGATTTCCTTGTTCTCTATATAAAATTAGTTGGATACTTAAATTTTCCTTCTTGTCGTGTAAGCTTGATTGAAGGCAAATGACACAGCACTACAACACACCATTTGGTATGGCTATTGGGTTTACCTACATGTCATGATATGATAATATATGTGTAGTATATACTTCAACGAAGGCCTTTAGATGCtctagtacggaggagtgatttgatcagattgaaagaaataaaaaaaggcaGAGGTAGACCTCAAATGATCctaggagaaatggtgaggaaagaaaTACATATCTTAGGCCATGTATcgagtatgacctcgaatagagctgattgaagggcaaggatccatgtagcctatcccatttagttgggataaggctgagttgttgttgttgtatacttCAACGTCTTATTGTTCTTGAAAGACACTCCAATTAGTGGTCATTTAACATCTATAATTGAGGGTGAACCATGGAGCAACGGTCAGGTTGcttcattgtgaccaagtggtcacgggttccgagtctctggaaacagcctctctgcaaagcaggggtaagg includes these proteins:
- the LOC122641940 gene encoding uncharacterized protein LOC122641940 → MQNLRDKVMASKAGKSAVKTIGEYQYPWREKLAKYKDELSKGVWGHWHLGAWKPLGISARHRARLRKEVLLAGEEDWPYDPERKEMRTKRKGHKCDRISAAKRANTAELMKKMPEMLLDYKKRRWEKKMKEEDAKESD